A genomic window from Cytobacillus suaedae includes:
- a CDS encoding efflux RND transporter permease subunit, whose translation MKGLVNFVLKNKLAVWLLTIIITVSGIYSGTQMKTETIPDISIPYLMVMGVYPGATPEQVMDEVSIPLEKAVENLENVKSVFSNSYSNMSSIQVEYEYGIDMDEAKRALESALDAVTLPEGAQEPVITAISMNMMPVVALSVSSDVEDVVELTSTVEEIILPKIEKIEGVASATITGQHIEEVHLTYNENKMTEFGITEDNVKQIIQASDLAVSLGLYEFEEGEQAVAVDGKFMTAYELKEMLIPVTPTEAQPLPFVKLSDIASIDVVGKVQSVSRTNGKDAIAIQIVKGQEANTVDVVNRVKELVEEETNKFENLIIDITVDQGKPIEKSVSTMIEKALFGGLIAVLIILLFLRDFKSTIISIISIPVSIFMALLLLFWMDITLNIMTLGAITVAIGRVIDDSIVVVENIYRRLHLKEEKLTGRALIREATIEMFKPILSSTLVTVAVFAPLIFVGGMVGELFMPFALTMTFALGASLIVAITIVPALSHYLFKKKLYSEKTESSHKEVGKLSNWYKGILKWTLNHKIITSIVSILLLVGSLALTPLIGFSFMGSEEEKVMYLTYTPGTGELMEETLANIEVVEEKLLKHDDIDIVQLSVTESGDPMTAMMGGSGDGALMYLIFDPEMEDFPGTRKEIEEYVFNIGQSGKWKSQNFTSTSMSTNELSYTFYSENLNDLNEAVKMVEDVMRENESLEDVSSSAEDAYVEYTFKVKQDELLQYGLTTGQIVMMLRPSSIDEVITTVEKDGDTLEVILQQEQAAEPKSIDDILATQVPTALGTMMPLSDLVTVEEGTTLNTLARSKGEYYASVSGTIIGDDLSKATTEVDKAIDKLDLPNGVTVDIAGVAADMTETFTKLGLAMLAAIAIVYFILVVTFGEGVAPFAILFSLPFAVIGSFVGLLIAGETISVSVMMGLLMLIGIVVTNAIVLVDRIIHMERDGLTMREAILEAGATRLRPILMTAIATIGALIPLAISSEGGGGLISKGLGITVIGGLTSSTLLTLIIVPIVYEVLSKMFKKNRKEIQEN comes from the coding sequence ATGAAAGGCTTGGTTAATTTTGTATTAAAAAATAAATTAGCAGTATGGTTACTCACTATCATTATAACTGTATCAGGAATTTATTCAGGAACGCAAATGAAAACAGAAACGATTCCTGATATATCAATTCCATACTTAATGGTAATGGGTGTATATCCTGGAGCAACTCCGGAACAAGTGATGGACGAAGTCTCAATACCATTAGAGAAAGCTGTAGAGAATTTAGAAAATGTTAAATCAGTGTTTTCAAATTCATATTCTAATATGTCAAGTATACAGGTGGAATATGAATATGGCATAGATATGGATGAGGCAAAACGTGCACTTGAATCTGCACTGGATGCTGTGACTTTACCAGAAGGAGCACAAGAACCGGTCATCACAGCAATTAGTATGAACATGATGCCAGTTGTTGCCTTAAGTGTAAGCAGTGATGTAGAGGATGTTGTAGAATTAACATCTACAGTCGAAGAGATCATCCTTCCTAAAATCGAGAAAATAGAAGGTGTTGCATCAGCAACTATTACTGGTCAGCATATTGAAGAAGTTCATCTTACTTATAATGAAAATAAAATGACTGAGTTCGGTATTACTGAGGACAATGTAAAGCAAATAATTCAAGCAAGTGACTTGGCTGTTTCATTAGGGCTTTACGAATTTGAAGAAGGTGAACAAGCAGTAGCTGTTGACGGTAAATTTATGACGGCTTATGAGTTAAAGGAAATGCTTATTCCGGTAACTCCAACAGAAGCTCAACCACTACCATTTGTAAAACTTAGTGATATTGCATCAATTGATGTTGTAGGAAAAGTACAATCTGTATCCCGTACAAATGGGAAAGATGCAATTGCAATTCAAATTGTTAAAGGTCAAGAGGCTAACACAGTTGATGTTGTAAATCGTGTAAAAGAACTCGTGGAAGAAGAAACGAACAAATTTGAGAATCTTATCATTGATATAACTGTCGATCAGGGCAAACCAATTGAAAAATCAGTTTCTACTATGATTGAAAAAGCTTTGTTTGGTGGATTAATAGCAGTTTTAATTATTCTATTATTCCTGCGTGACTTTAAATCAACCATTATATCGATTATTTCTATCCCAGTATCTATTTTTATGGCTTTACTGTTACTATTCTGGATGGATATTACACTAAATATAATGACGCTGGGCGCAATAACTGTTGCCATTGGTCGTGTAATCGATGACTCGATTGTTGTAGTTGAAAATATTTATCGACGTCTTCATTTAAAAGAAGAAAAGCTAACAGGACGCGCACTTATTCGTGAAGCAACAATTGAAATGTTTAAACCTATCTTATCTTCAACACTAGTCACGGTTGCTGTATTTGCTCCACTGATTTTTGTTGGAGGTATGGTAGGAGAATTATTCATGCCATTCGCATTAACAATGACGTTTGCTTTAGGAGCATCATTGATTGTTGCGATTACGATAGTTCCCGCGTTATCTCATTATTTATTCAAGAAGAAGCTATATAGTGAGAAAACGGAGAGTAGCCATAAAGAGGTAGGGAAATTATCGAATTGGTATAAAGGCATATTAAAATGGACGCTTAACCATAAAATAATTACGTCTATCGTTTCCATATTACTACTTGTAGGAAGCCTAGCGCTTACCCCTTTGATAGGTTTTAGTTTCATGGGAAGTGAAGAAGAAAAAGTAATGTACCTAACGTATACTCCTGGAACAGGTGAGTTAATGGAGGAGACATTAGCAAACATTGAAGTTGTAGAAGAAAAATTATTAAAGCATGATGACATTGATATCGTTCAATTATCGGTAACTGAAAGCGGAGATCCGATGACAGCTATGATGGGTGGCAGTGGAGATGGAGCGTTAATGTATCTTATCTTTGATCCTGAAATGGAAGACTTCCCTGGTACCCGTAAGGAGATTGAAGAATATGTCTTTAATATTGGCCAAAGTGGTAAATGGAAAAGCCAAAACTTTACTTCAACGTCAATGTCAACAAATGAACTTAGCTATACCTTCTACAGTGAAAATTTAAATGATTTAAATGAAGCTGTAAAAATGGTAGAAGATGTTATGAGAGAAAATGAAAGTTTAGAAGATGTTTCTTCTAGTGCCGAGGATGCGTATGTAGAGTATACATTCAAGGTAAAGCAAGATGAATTACTGCAATATGGTTTAACAACAGGACAAATTGTAATGATGCTCAGACCTTCTTCAATAGATGAGGTGATTACTACTGTTGAAAAAGATGGAGATACACTTGAAGTAATTCTGCAACAAGAACAAGCAGCTGAACCGAAGTCAATTGATGATATCTTAGCAACACAAGTACCAACTGCTCTTGGTACAATGATGCCACTTTCAGATCTTGTGACTGTGGAAGAAGGAACAACTTTAAATACATTAGCTCGTAGTAAAGGTGAATACTATGCAAGCGTATCAGGAACGATCATTGGTGATGATCTTTCAAAAGCAACTACTGAAGTAGATAAAGCAATTGATAAGTTAGATTTACCAAATGGTGTAACTGTCGATATTGCTGGGGTAGCAGCTGATATGACCGAGACTTTTACAAAGCTTGGGCTTGCAATGCTGGCAGCTATTGCGATTGTGTACTTCATTCTGGTTGTGACTTTTGGAGAGGGTGTGGCACCATTTGCTATTCTATTCTCTCTACCATTTGCTGTTATTGGATCTTTTGTCGGCTTATTGATTGCAGGTGAAACAATTTCAGTTTCTGTTATGATGGGTCTATTGATGTTGATAGGTATTGTCGTAACAAATGCAATTGTACTTGTGGACCGTATTATTCATATGGAACGTGATGGATTAACAATGCGTGAAGCTATACTAGAAGCTGGAGCTACACGACTTCGACCAATCCTTATGACTGCAATAGCTACAATTGGTGCCTTAATACCTCTTGCAATAAGCTCCGAGGGTGGAGGCGGATTAATCTCTAAAGGTTTAGGAATTACAGTAATCGGTGGACTAACAAGTTCTACTTTATTAACACTAATTATTGTTCCAATCGTATATGAAGTATTATCTAAGATGTTCAAGAAAAACCGTAAAGAAATTCAGGAAAACTAA
- a CDS encoding ABC transporter permease subunit, whose amino-acid sequence MRKFSFLAGVTILTLIILIAFIGPYTPFIDSELKEKKYEFLEDDTIIVPPYPPSKEYLLGSDSRGVDLLSRLVMGARETMIIIFSIVIIRMLLGVILGFGAAYSRLIQAFLTIWNQLFSYIPPIFLIAMIIGIPFFLVSPNRPFWFIFILAILEVGRVGDTIHKLVVSITQTNYYEAGIVVGNSPLGLSKKYLLPNLSPQLVTIVVNELGRVLFLIAQLGVIGIFINVVFEPGEFGGFKIVNGSESWPNLLDNIQRDIYSHQIVPFSGILVISLTVLSFYVVGNGIIRKLSKR is encoded by the coding sequence ATGAGAAAGTTTTCATTTTTAGCAGGGGTAACCATACTAACCCTGATTATACTAATTGCATTTATTGGTCCATACACGCCTTTTATTGACAGTGAATTAAAGGAAAAGAAATATGAGTTTTTAGAAGATGATACGATTATTGTCCCCCCTTACCCACCATCAAAAGAATATCTTTTAGGAAGCGACAGTCGTGGGGTGGATTTACTAAGTAGGTTAGTAATGGGTGCAAGAGAAACGATGATTATTATTTTTAGTATTGTAATTATAAGAATGCTTTTAGGGGTTATTTTGGGGTTTGGTGCAGCATACAGTCGATTGATACAGGCGTTTTTAACCATTTGGAATCAACTCTTCTCCTATATTCCACCAATTTTTCTGATTGCAATGATCATTGGGATTCCGTTTTTTCTTGTTTCTCCCAATAGACCTTTTTGGTTCATTTTTATATTAGCAATACTTGAGGTTGGAAGAGTAGGAGATACAATCCATAAACTCGTAGTAAGTATTACACAAACGAACTATTATGAAGCGGGAATAGTGGTAGGTAACAGTCCTTTAGGATTGTCTAAGAAATACTTACTGCCGAATTTGAGTCCGCAGCTGGTTACTATAGTGGTCAATGAACTAGGGCGAGTGTTATTTTTAATTGCCCAATTAGGGGTTATTGGCATCTTCATTAATGTTGTATTTGAGCCAGGTGAATTCGGAGGCTTTAAAATTGTGAATGGTTCTGAATCTTGGCCAAACCTTTTAGATAATATACAAAGGGATATATATTCCCATCAAATTGTTCCGTTTAGTGGAATTCTTGTGATCTCATTAACTGTTCTTTCATTCTATGTAGTGGGTAATGGGATAATTAGAAAGTTAAGTAAACGATAA
- a CDS encoding TetR/AcrR family transcriptional regulator, which yields MIKKQLIMEKAIELFATQGFEATSVQQITEHCGISKGAFYLSFKSKDELIIALIDHFMIQIITDIDHMVKKSEDSNEILYKFYYSTYHSFHKHSDFAKMFMKEQTQTFNPEFISRTRYYDSLIDKIILTMIERLYGDSVRETKYDLLFCIKGFMRTYSELFLFYNVTLDLNLLSKSLVEKTNLLAKHTSIPFISKELMKTFELSAFEEVTKEQILEVLEQKLAELTDSIEKESITLLKQHISEPNLSPAMIKGLIENIRNHPHCKSISYLLDRYFQF from the coding sequence ATGATAAAAAAACAATTAATAATGGAGAAGGCAATAGAACTCTTTGCAACACAAGGATTTGAAGCAACCTCAGTTCAACAGATAACGGAGCACTGCGGCATTTCAAAGGGTGCATTTTACTTATCCTTTAAGTCAAAAGATGAATTGATTATAGCTCTTATTGATCATTTCATGATTCAGATTATCACAGATATTGACCACATGGTCAAAAAGTCAGAAGACAGCAATGAAATTTTATATAAGTTTTATTATTCAACCTACCATTCTTTCCATAAGCATTCAGATTTTGCAAAAATGTTTATGAAAGAACAAACCCAAACATTTAATCCAGAATTTATTTCAAGGACCCGCTACTATGATAGCCTAATTGATAAAATCATCCTAACAATGATTGAGCGTTTGTATGGGGATAGTGTCAGAGAAACTAAATATGATTTACTTTTTTGTATAAAAGGCTTTATGAGAACATATTCTGAGTTATTTTTGTTTTATAATGTTACATTGGATCTAAACTTACTTTCTAAATCGCTTGTTGAAAAGACAAACCTACTTGCAAAACATACATCCATTCCCTTTATCTCAAAAGAGCTTATGAAAACTTTTGAGCTTTCAGCATTTGAAGAAGTAACAAAGGAACAAATACTTGAGGTATTGGAGCAGAAGCTTGCGGAGTTAACAGATTCCATTGAGAAGGAATCAATCACTTTATTAAAACAGCATATTAGTGAACCTAATTTAAGCCCTGCAATGATAAAAGGATTAATCGAAAATATTCGAAATCACCCTCATTGCAAATCCATTTCTTATTTGCTTGATCGCTATTTCCAGTTCTAA
- a CDS encoding ABC transporter permease subunit: MKDIAIGVIKQFGLWMLAACFLLLIILIPRDYTLSPDSTGQLEEAVYHYNFNDHITNVKDFFIAFGENGGLGLYKTGDTIEKHVFDMTLRSLKLIIPAILIGFFFGIFKGVFDFLVKGKRVGVGSGTTWMMLSIPDLFFMIFLQLFLMFLYQIGLFPHVDLYGHEKVDNQIVGIIFLAIYPLFFIANITYTSLVEEEKMDYINTARSKGVSHFKIVNLHMLKNALQKIIVNSNTLTLYVLSNLFIVEYLSNYRGAAFHFLNSDINAKVGFVIMFTLIIFLANTFFKIIHSLISPKGTGTGI, from the coding sequence ATGAAAGACATAGCTATCGGGGTGATAAAACAGTTTGGGTTATGGATGTTAGCAGCCTGCTTTTTATTACTTATCATACTAATACCAAGGGATTATACCCTTTCACCAGATTCAACTGGACAACTAGAAGAAGCCGTATATCATTATAATTTTAATGATCATATCACTAATGTAAAAGACTTCTTCATTGCGTTTGGGGAAAATGGGGGGTTAGGTCTATACAAGACTGGAGATACCATAGAAAAACATGTTTTTGACATGACACTTAGAAGCTTAAAATTAATCATTCCAGCTATATTAATAGGCTTCTTTTTCGGAATTTTTAAAGGGGTATTTGATTTCTTAGTTAAAGGAAAGAGAGTTGGAGTTGGTAGCGGAACAACTTGGATGATGTTATCGATTCCTGATTTATTTTTTATGATTTTCCTTCAATTATTCCTAATGTTTCTATATCAAATTGGACTGTTTCCACATGTTGACTTATATGGGCATGAGAAGGTAGATAATCAAATTGTGGGTATCATCTTTCTAGCAATCTATCCATTATTTTTTATTGCAAATATTACCTATACAAGTTTAGTTGAAGAAGAGAAAATGGATTACATTAATACAGCACGTTCTAAAGGAGTCAGTCATTTCAAGATTGTTAATTTACACATGTTAAAAAATGCTTTACAAAAAATTATAGTGAATAGTAATACATTAACTCTTTATGTGCTATCTAACTTATTTATAGTAGAATATCTGTCTAACTATCGTGGTGCTGCCTTCCATTTTCTAAATTCGGATATCAATGCTAAAGTTGGATTTGTAATCATGTTTACTCTTATTATCTTTTTAGCTAATACCTTCTTTAAAATTATTCATTCACTGATTTCACCGAAAGGAACAGGGACAGGAATATGA